One region of Pseudomonas sp. ABC1 genomic DNA includes:
- a CDS encoding CreA family protein, producing the protein MGRCLFGLLLALGVSQGAWAERIGEVSTVFKWLGPNDKIVVEAFDDPKVEGVTCYLSRAKTGGIKGGVGLAEDRAEVSVACRQVGPIRFKAPLKEGEEVFKERTSLVFKSLQVVRFHDQARNTLVYLAYSDRVIEGSPQNAVTAIPILPWD; encoded by the coding sequence ATGGGACGCTGCCTGTTTGGGTTGTTGCTGGCGCTGGGTGTTTCGCAGGGGGCCTGGGCCGAGCGGATCGGCGAGGTCTCCACCGTGTTCAAGTGGCTGGGGCCGAACGACAAGATCGTGGTCGAGGCCTTCGATGATCCCAAGGTCGAAGGTGTCACCTGTTACCTCTCGCGAGCGAAGACCGGCGGCATCAAGGGTGGTGTCGGCCTGGCCGAGGATCGTGCCGAGGTGTCCGTTGCCTGCCGGCAGGTCGGCCCCATTCGTTTCAAGGCGCCGCTGAAAGAGGGTGAGGAAGTGTTCAAGGAGCGCACCTCACTGGTCTTCAAGAGCCTGCAAGTGGTGCGTTTCCATGACCAGGCGCGCAATACGCTGGTCTACCTGGCCTATAGCGACCGTGTCATCGAAGGTAGCCCGCAGAATGCGGTGACGGCCATTCCAATCCTGCCCTGGGACTGA